The following coding sequences lie in one Corticium candelabrum chromosome 10, ooCorCand1.1, whole genome shotgun sequence genomic window:
- the LOC134185988 gene encoding uncharacterized protein LOC134185988 yields the protein MAAYGGHDHIVRLCHNYDKVNLNKVMEWAAEDGHKEVVHLYQELEATNLERLCYGPQSSGQENVMCLCRDWGVTNFDLIKAWAAHSGHEDIVHLCHKWEATDVDKAMVCAASNSYESIARLCHNRGSHEVDWAMAFAAKEGHGSIMRLCHDLGATNFNHTMVYAASNGHKSIERLCHEWGATNVDSAMAYAAKNGHKIL from the coding sequence ATGGCTGCCTATGGCGGTCACGACCACATTGTACGATTGTGTCACAACTATGACAAGGTCAATCTCAACAAAGTCATGGAATGGGCTGCAGAAGATGGTCACAAGGAAGTCGTCCATTTATATCAAGAATTGGAAGCAACCAATCTCGAAAGACTATGTTATGGGCCGCAAAGTAGCGGTCAAGAAAACGTCATGTGCCTGTGTCGTGATTGGGGTGTCACCAATTTCGATCTAATCAAGGCCTGGGCAGCACACAGTGGTCATGAAGATATAGTGCACCTATGTCACAAATGGGAAGCCACTGACGTCGACAAGGCTATGGTGTGTGCTGCAAGCAACAGTTACGAATCCATAGcgcgcttgtgtcacaatcGGGGTTCCCACGAAGTCGACTGGGCTATGGCGTTTGCTGCAAAAGAAGGCCATGGATCTATCATGCGACTATGTCATGATTTGGGAGCTACCAACTTCAACCACACTATGGTGTATGCTGCAAGCAACGGTCACAAATCTATAGAGCGCTTGTGTCACGAATGGGGTGCCACCAACGTCGACTCGGCTATGGCATACGCTGCCAAAAATGGTCATAAAATATTGTGA
- the LOC134185898 gene encoding uncharacterized protein LOC134185898, whose product MSGRSDLDAIPVVSDGTIVLGAPIGKREYVSAASSQYAESGRLLCEQLMKLGEVQSAMLLLRFCHVPRMNHLARLVCPDRLQAAAEVHDKISRETFTHVLGYSHLTDSSWMQATLPVRFGGFSMSPCLSTSRFAFLSSWVHTLVHLPIRYPDLKSALDLLVNSNGVEESIAFSLMQAGSDGTDITEMIQVPTKLQQRLTRQHAKEKTSAMIEKAPSQRDAARLRSIQGKGAGAWLNAMPTSNKLALVSPRFSFGGLLEIGVSHALRWLYSSV is encoded by the coding sequence ATGTCAGGCAGATCTGATCTAGATGCCATACCTGTAGTTAGCGATGGGACTATAGTTCTTGGGGCTCCAATAGGCAAGAGAGAGTATGTGTCTGCAGCCTCTAGCCAATATGCTGAGAGTGGAAGGCTGTTGTGTGAGCAGTTGATGAAGTTGGGAGAGGTACAGAGTGCAATGCTTCTTTTACGATTCTGCCATGTTCCTCGCATGAACCATTTAGCACGTTTAGTTTGCCCTGACAGACTTCAGGCAGCTGCCGAGGTCCATGATAAGATTTCTCGTGAGACCTTCACTCACGTATTGGGATATAGTCACCTCACTGACTCTTCCTGGATGCAAGCTACACTGCCGGTCAGGTTTGGTGGTTTCAGCATGTCACCATGCCTCAGCACTTCtcgatttgcttttctttcgtCCTGGGTTCACACTCTGGTTCATCTGCCTATTCGTTATCCAGACCTCAAATCCGCACTGGATCTTCTAGTCAACTCAAATGGTGTCGAGGAATCGATAGCATTTTCGCTGATGCAGGCTGGCAGTGATGGGACAGATATTACTGAAATGATTCAAGTTCCAACTAAACTACAACAGAGGCTGACACGGCAACACGCTAAAGAAAAGACGTCAGCAATGATCGAGAAGGCCCCCTCCCAGCGAGATGCTGCTAGGCTAAGATCGATTCAAGGCAAGGGCGCTGGAGCCTGGCTGAATGCTATGCCCACCTCAAATAAGCTCGCACTAGTTTCCCCGCGATTTTCGTTTGGCGGCTTGCTTGAGATTGGGGTTAGCCATGCCCTTCGATGGCTGTATtcgtcagtgtga
- the LOC134186149 gene encoding protein aurora borealis-like produces MEGQANCPQTPVAPPPIRNPFSASCGRVWYDREHFPRFSPSVLRTDNANKNATSGKFQWTIDDISLLRPAEINEVPQDQSRAHMYNHGNWEREQETWDVDKFFTHKLVVPSPCIVEHQAGQTMFASFPSRFYINESSPLSQVEDIDTVTTEVAAQTECQDGAFYGDMDIPQWQLSEEMEKLQDLSFNSFRRKLFEAPFEPEGDTEATSVDSVILDDGHDRLMVSNKGIKSADCLKQHQMPASPLLPKSCQSSPGDRQSPMEASPLLSRISVCQCANLVAGLSPIFSQDEIDQSTLLERSPNEASMSTWSVNGQSLGV; encoded by the exons ATGGAAGGACAAGCCAACTGTCCACAAACTCCTGTAGCACCACCTCCTATTAGAAATCCCTTTAGTGCTAGTTGTGGTCGAGTATGGTACGACAGAGAACACTTTCCTCGATTCTCACCGTCAGTTTTACGAACAGACAACGCTAACAAG AACGCAACTTCTGGCAAGTTTCAATGGACAATAGATGATATATCACTATTG CGTCCAGCTGAAATCAACGAAGTGCCTCAAGACCAATCTCGTGCTCACATGTACAATCACGGCAACTGGGAAAGAGAGCAGGAGACGTGGGATGTAGACAAA tttttTACTCACAAGTTGGTTGTACCTTCTCCATGTATTGTTGAACATCAAGCAGGACAAACAATGTTTGCTTCATTTCCTTCTCGATTTT ATATAAATGAGTCATCACCACTGTCCCAAGTGGAAGATATAGATACGGTAACAACAGAAG TTGCTGCTCAGACTGAGTGTCAAGATGGAGCATTTTATGGTGACATGGATATTCCTCAGTGGCAACTATCTGAAGAGATGGAGAAATTGCAGGACTTGTCTTTTAATTCTTTCAGAAGAAAATTATTTGAAGCTCCTTTTGAGCCAGAGGGAGATACTGAAGCTACTTCAGTAGATTCAGTGATTTTAGATGATGGACATGATAGGCTTATGGTTTCTAACAAAGGAATAAAG TCTGCTGATTGCTTGAAGCAGCATCAGATGCCTGCCAGTCCTTTACTACCAAAATCATGTCAGTCTAGTCCTGGAGACAGGCAGAGCCCAATGGAAGCATCGCCATTACTATCAAGGATATCAGTATGCCAGTGTGCCAACCTTGTAGCTGGTTTGTCTCCAATATTCAGCCAAGATGAGATAGATCAATCGACACTATTAGAAAGATCACCTAATGAAGCAAGTATGTCTACGTGGAGCGTGAATGGCCAGTCATTAGGTGTTTGA